The nucleotide window TTATTTGCGACGATATTCCCTGTATTCTGGGTAATTTATAAGAATTCAAACCTGTATGGCGGTATCCGGCATTTGTTGTTTGTAATGCCTCCATTGGTTGTGATTGCCGGACGTTTCTGGCAGTTGTTGCTGGAAGGTATAAGAAATAAATGGGGTAAGATCGGTGTCGGAGCTGTTTTTATTGCAGGATTATCGTTGCCCGCCATACATATGGCGAAAAACCATCCCAATGATTATGTTTATTTTAATGAGGTTGTCGGAGGTCTGAAAGGGGCATACGGAGATTACGAGACGGATTATTATTACAATTCCCTGAAAGATGCCTACAATTGGTTTCACAAAAATGTGGATCTGCCTAAAGACCGGAAAACAACGATCGTTACAAACCATATCAATATTCTGAAATATTATTTCAGGGCAGATACGAATGTGAATGTTATCTATAGCCGGTATTATGAGAAATATGCCAAGGATTGGGATTACGCTATGTTTGCCAATGTGTATATTAACCGGTATCAGTTGAAAAACGGACTTTTCCCGCCGCAGGGAACAATTTATACGCCGGAGGTCGATGGTTTCCCGATGACAGCCGTTATAAAGCGGCAAGGGAAGGAAGAACTTGCCGGATTTAAGCTGGAAGCTGAAAGAAAGTATGATCAGGCGTTGGAGGTATTTAAAGCGTATGTGGAAAAATATCCCCAAAATGAAGAAGTGTTGTCCCGGATAGCAAAACTTTCGTTTTTGACCAATAACCTGGAACAGGCAGAGGCCTATGCTAAAAAGGCTTTGGCTTTACACCCGTCATTGAATGAAGCGTTGTATATGCTGGCGTTGACCTATATTCAGGAGAACCGGTTGCAGGAAGCGATGGGCGCTGCACAAGCGATTGTAAATGAGAACGCTTTCTCTGTGGATGGGCTTTATTTGAAAGCTTTGATTTCAAGTAAAATGGGGAATCAGCAGGAGGCGATAAATCAGATCAACAGGGCTTTGTCGATACGTCCGAATCATGTTAACTCTCTGGCATTAGGTGGGGATATTCTGTTCCGCTACGGAAATTATCAGAGTGCGGTGAATATTTATAACCGTTTGTTGCAGGCCAGAGGGGATGTGAATGATTTGGTGAGGCTGGCAGATTGTTATTGCCGCATGAAGGCATACGGGAAGGCCGAGCAATTGCTGAAGAAAGTAGAGGAAGTGCAGCCTGGATTCCTGCCGGCCGCCAAAGTGTGGTTGCGGATAATGATACAACAGGAAAATTGGAACGGTGCAGCGGCATTGTTGAAACAATTGGAGCCGATAAATAATGATCCCGAAATTTTTGTTTTACGTGGTCTGTATCTGTATGGAACCGGGAAGCAGGGGGAAGCCATTCAGTCGGTCAATAAGGCAATGCAGATGGATCCGGAGAACCTGGAAGCTGCTGCATTGAGTAAAGGATGGCAGAAAAGGGCAGGGTAATCGGCACAAATGAATCGCTATGTCAATCACAATAAAAGAATTAGGAGCAGGACTGTATTCTAAATACCGCAATCTGATATTGTATGGAGTTATCGGCGTATTGAGTGTATCTATCGATTTTGCCGTATTTGGGGTACTGACTTATTTTTTCCCGGATTATTACATATTGGCTAATGTCATCAGTGTCAACTGCGGTATTATCAATAGTTTTTTGTTGAACCGGCATTTTAATTTTAAAGTGAAAAACAAATCTGTTTTTCGTTTTATGATATTTTATGTTGTCGGGATCATGGGATTGCTGATCAGTTCCGGGTTGTTGTATTTGATGGTCGATCTGGGAAATATGAACTTGCTGATATCGAAAGGGGCTACCATTTTTGTAGTCACTCTCTTTCAGTTTATTTTGAATAAAAATGTTACATTCAGACAAAATGGATAAGTTGTATATTGTCATGCCGGCTTATAATGAAGAGGCTAATATAAGAACTGTTGTAGAACAATGGCATCCGGTGGTGGAACAGATTGGAGAAGATTCCAGGGTGGTTATTGTGGATGATGGCAGCAAAGATGCGACTTACCGGGTTTTGGAAGAGTTGAGGGCCACTTATCCTCAATTGATCGCCCTTACGAAAAAGAATTCGGGACATGGTTCTACTTGTCTGTATGCATACCGTTATGCGATAGAACAGGGGGCCGATTATGTTTTTCAGACCGATTCCGACGGACAGACCGATCCGGCAGAGTTTACGTCATTTTGGGAACAACGGGCCGATTATGATTTTTTGATAGGCGCCCGTAAAGAGAGACAGGACGGATTCAGCCGGGTTGTTGTAACTAAAGTATTGAAACTGGTTGTGATGTTTATATTCGGCCGGGTGATTGAAG belongs to Culturomica massiliensis and includes:
- a CDS encoding GtrA family protein yields the protein MSITIKELGAGLYSKYRNLILYGVIGVLSVSIDFAVFGVLTYFFPDYYILANVISVNCGIINSFLLNRHFNFKVKNKSVFRFMIFYVVGIMGLLISSGLLYLMVDLGNMNLLISKGATIFVVTLFQFILNKNVTFRQNG
- a CDS encoding glycosyltransferase family 2 protein — translated: MDKLYIVMPAYNEEANIRTVVEQWHPVVEQIGEDSRVVIVDDGSKDATYRVLEELRATYPQLIALTKKNSGHGSTCLYAYRYAIEQGADYVFQTDSDGQTDPAEFTSFWEQRADYDFLIGARKERQDGFSRVVVTKVLKLVVMFIFGRVIEDANTPFRLMRASKLALLLKEIPQDFFLANVLVSVLAVSENMKTRWIPITFKPRQGGVNSINLKRIMKIGIKSVKDLRKVKKDIRNKQKS